The following are from one region of the Capsicum annuum cultivar UCD-10X-F1 chromosome 1, UCD10Xv1.1, whole genome shotgun sequence genome:
- the LOC124898907 gene encoding nucleolar protein 58-like gives MNNVLDGLKKKLERVTVLTSNEDSDEDGDLGGNPIGVCIGDDDFLSTSKDAVGTSTPGDLHKCVAVLEEAMLDIATYIREKRMKKKKIDERQHDACDLCELERNKEREKKRKMDELASVVEKEENEEESWMMKKIRDKKKVEKKRRRCKEKETEEAPATAHAEKKEEEGENEEAAATVEKKGAEADPKDVVMDIVVEINSNTSVNEELSKKDI, from the exons ATGAATAACGTCCTTGATGGTTTGAAGAAAAAGTTAGAAAGGGTGACTGTCCTTACTTCAAATGAGGATAGTGATGAGGAcggggatttgggtggtaaccccatTGGAGTATGCATTGGTGATGATGATTTTCTgagcacctccaaagatgcagTGGGAACCTCAACCCCCGGGGATCTTCATAAGTGTGTCGCTGTGCTCGAGGAAGCGATGTTGGATATTGCTACTTATATCagagagaaaagaatgaagaaaaagaaaatagatgagCGACAACACGA TGCATGTGACCTTTGTGAATTGGAGAGGAATAAAGAacgagaaaaaaaaagaaaaatggatgagttggcctcTGTTGTggaaaaagaggaaaatgaagaagaaagttggatgatgaagaagataagaGACAAGAAGAAGGTGGAAAA aaagagaagaaggtgTAAAGAAAAGGAAACTGAAGAAGCACCAGCTACTGCACATgctgaaaaaaaagaagaagaaggtgagaatgaagaagcaGCTGCAACTGTTGAGAAAAAAGGAGCTGAAGCTGACCCAAAagatgtggtcatggacattgttgttgaaatcaacagtaacactAGTGTTAATGAGGAACTTAGTAAAAAAGACATTTGA